From a region of the Sporanaerobacter acetigenes DSM 13106 genome:
- a CDS encoding AbrB/MazE/SpoVT family DNA-binding domain-containing protein, with product MKSTGIVRKVDELGRVVIPIELRRTLEIAEKDALEIYVDGEQIILKKYAPACIFCGQAKDVQVFKGKNICPACLEELKK from the coding sequence ATGAAATCAACTGGTATTGTAAGAAAAGTAGACGAGCTAGGTAGAGTAGTTATACCTATAGAGCTTAGAAGGACTTTGGAAATTGCTGAGAAGGATGCTTTGGAAATTTACGTTGATGGAGAACAAATCATACTTAAAAAGTATGCTCCAGCTTGTATTTTCTGTGGACAAGCTAAAGACGTTCAAGTATTCAAAGGCAAAAATATTTGTCCAGCTTGTCTTGAAGAACTTAAAAAGTAA
- the rsmI gene encoding 16S rRNA (cytidine(1402)-2'-O)-methyltransferase — MEWMWKIKMANGTLYICPTPIGNLEDITIRTLNVLNKVDLIAAEDTRHTIKLLNHYEIKKPLTSYHEHNKWEKGKFLLEKLEAGENIALVSDAGMPGISDPGEDLIREAILKKIEVIVLPGSTASITALLLSGFPTGKFVFEGFLPSNKKDRKKELERLKNEERTIILYEAPHRLMDLLKDMCEVLGNRRISISRELTKIHEETFRGTIEEGIEKYRENRKGEFVIVVEGGKAEKEVPLLDIPIKEHIKLYMENGFSKKEAIKKVSKDRDIPKNQVYKESIDL; from the coding sequence ATGGAATGGATGTGGAAAATAAAAATGGCTAATGGAACCCTTTATATTTGTCCTACTCCCATAGGAAATTTAGAAGATATAACTATTAGGACTTTAAATGTGTTAAATAAAGTGGATTTAATAGCTGCAGAAGATACAAGACATACCATAAAGCTATTAAATCATTATGAGATAAAAAAACCCCTTACAAGTTATCACGAACATAACAAATGGGAAAAGGGAAAATTTTTATTGGAAAAACTTGAAGCGGGAGAAAATATTGCGTTGGTATCAGATGCTGGAATGCCAGGTATATCAGATCCTGGGGAAGATCTTATAAGAGAAGCTATTTTAAAAAAAATAGAAGTAATAGTTCTTCCAGGTTCCACAGCATCTATTACAGCCCTTTTGTTGTCGGGATTTCCTACAGGTAAATTTGTATTTGAAGGATTTCTGCCCTCCAACAAAAAGGATAGGAAAAAAGAGTTAGAAAGATTAAAAAACGAAGAAAGAACCATTATACTCTACGAAGCTCCTCATAGGCTTATGGATCTTTTAAAAGATATGTGTGAAGTATTAGGGAATAGACGCATTTCTATTTCAAGAGAATTGACTAAAATTCATGAAGAAACTTTTAGAGGTACTATAGAAGAAGGAATAGAGAAATACAGAGAAAATAGAAAAGGAGAATTTGTCATTGTAGTAGAAGGTGGAAAAGCGGAAAAGGAAGTTCCTCTCCTAGATATTCCTATAAAAGAACATATAAAATTGTATATGGAAAATGGATTTTCCAAAAAAGAAGCAATAAAAAAAGTATCCAAAGATAGAGATATACCTAAAAACCAAGTATATAAGGAGAGCATAGATCTATGA
- a CDS encoding tRNA1(Val) (adenine(37)-N6)-methyltransferase, giving the protein METILRDGEKIDIIPGSNYKIIQNRGKFSYGTDAILLSNFSKIKIDSTGLDLGTGTGIIPLFLCSRYSPKKVYGIEIQEEVADMASRSVKMNNLGEQIEILNMDLKNLPEIFKSGQFQFVTSNPPYMKGGGGIVNERDNFAISRHEIACSLEDIVRTASYLLCQGGKFFMVHRPHRLVDIIWLLRKYNLEPKSIQFVHPKYDEKPNILLIMSMKGGKSELKFQKPLYVYNHDGTYTDEIYKIYGMDVENKNG; this is encoded by the coding sequence ATGGAAACAATATTGAGAGATGGAGAAAAAATAGATATTATTCCAGGAAGCAATTACAAAATTATTCAAAATAGAGGGAAATTTTCTTATGGAACAGATGCTATACTTCTTTCCAATTTTTCAAAAATTAAAATAGATTCTACGGGTTTAGATTTAGGAACGGGAACAGGTATAATTCCGCTATTTTTATGTTCCAGATATAGTCCTAAAAAAGTTTACGGCATCGAGATACAAGAAGAAGTGGCAGATATGGCTAGTAGAAGTGTGAAGATGAACAATTTAGGAGAACAAATAGAAATACTAAATATGGATTTAAAAAATCTACCCGAAATATTTAAAAGCGGCCAATTTCAATTTGTCACCTCTAACCCACCCTATATGAAAGGGGGAGGTGGGATTGTAAATGAAAGGGACAATTTTGCCATATCAAGACATGAAATAGCCTGTAGTCTTGAAGATATAGTGAGGACTGCAAGTTATTTATTGTGTCAAGGCGGGAAGTTTTTCATGGTTCATAGACCCCATAGACTTGTAGATATAATTTGGCTTTTAAGAAAATATAATTTGGAACCCAAGTCTATTCAATTTGTTCACCCGAAATATGATGAAAAGCCTAATATTTTACTTATTATGAGCATGAAGGGTGGAAAATCAGAGTTAAAATTTCAAAAACCCTTGTATGTGTACAATCATGATGGTACTTATACAGATGAAATATATAAAATTTATGGAATGGATGTGGAAAATAAAAATGGCTAA
- a CDS encoding 4Fe-4S binding protein: protein MAYKITDACISCGACAAECPVEAISAGDDRYVIDPEKCIECGACANVCPVDAPKQD, encoded by the coding sequence ATGGCTTATAAAATTACAGATGCTTGTATCAGCTGTGGTGCATGTGCAGCTGAATGTCCAGTAGAAGCTATTAGCGCAGGAGATGATAGATACGTTATAGATCCAGAAAAATGTATTGAATGTGGTGCATGTGCAAATGTATGCCCAGTAGATGCTCCAAAGCAAGACTAA
- a CDS encoding PSP1 domain-containing protein: MIKVVGVRFKKAGKIYYFDPDELEINRDDCVIVETARGIEFGHVVVGPKEVTEEEIVPPLKKVLRIATQEDCQIHEENKEKAQEAFIICLEKIEEHGLQMKLVDVEYTFDNNKVIFYFTADGRVDFRELVKDLAAIFRTRIELRQIGVRDEAKMIGGLGPCGKPVCCTAFLGEFEPVSIKMAKEQDLSLNPTKISGLCGRLMCCLKYEHHVYEEILERMPSIGTIVVTPLGRGTVIESYTIMENVKVKVTLSDDTEDLIVYNINDIEITEDIDPEYIIPEENCPCEVEECCNKHRDLQEN; this comes from the coding sequence ATGATAAAAGTAGTAGGAGTCAGATTTAAAAAAGCAGGTAAAATATATTATTTTGATCCAGATGAGCTAGAAATAAATAGAGATGATTGTGTTATAGTAGAGACGGCTAGAGGTATAGAATTTGGTCACGTAGTAGTTGGTCCAAAGGAAGTTACTGAAGAGGAAATAGTGCCACCATTAAAAAAAGTATTAAGAATAGCAACACAAGAAGATTGTCAAATACATGAAGAAAACAAAGAAAAAGCTCAAGAAGCTTTCATCATATGTTTAGAAAAGATAGAAGAACATGGTCTTCAGATGAAATTGGTAGATGTAGAATATACTTTTGATAACAACAAAGTCATATTTTATTTTACAGCAGATGGCAGAGTGGATTTCAGGGAGCTTGTCAAAGATTTAGCTGCTATATTTAGGACTAGAATAGAGTTAAGACAAATAGGAGTTAGAGATGAGGCAAAGATGATAGGTGGACTAGGTCCTTGTGGTAAGCCAGTATGCTGTACTGCCTTTTTAGGGGAATTTGAGCCTGTTTCAATAAAGATGGCCAAAGAACAAGATTTATCATTAAATCCTACAAAGATATCAGGTCTTTGCGGAAGGCTTATGTGTTGCTTAAAATATGAGCATCATGTGTATGAGGAGATACTTGAAAGAATGCCAAGTATAGGTACTATAGTTGTCACTCCTCTTGGAAGAGGTACAGTAATAGAAAGCTATACTATTATGGAAAATGTTAAAGTAAAGGTTACTTTAAGCGATGATACAGAGGATTTGATTGTATATAACATAAATGATATAGAGATAACTGAAGATATAGACCCAGAATATATAATCCCTGAAGAAAATTGTCCTTGTGAAGTTGAAGAATGTTGTAATAAACATAGGGATTTACAGGAAAATTAA
- the holB gene encoding DNA polymerase III subunit delta', giving the protein MDIVGHEKIIQSLKRAIENDKISHSYLFQGPEAIGKKKVAYEFAKTLLCKRRGLEPCNECSSCIKFDSSNHPDFYLVEAEKNTIKKSQIEEAIKSMMLKPLEGNRKIYIIDDSFKLRKEAQNAFLKTLEEPPSYVNIILISTSSENILPTILSRCEVINFIPVEKEKIVKVLIEKYGKKTEEAEFISSFSRGSIGRAIELCRNEEFFNLREKTIETIDEIVKGDRLKVFSDISFFEANKNSIDEILDIILYWFRDLFIYKETNSTDLIINRDKMEILSSQKFLSKDKINDIMEYIMVTKRNIDLRLNYQLSIETMLLKMQEV; this is encoded by the coding sequence ATGGATATAGTAGGTCATGAGAAGATAATACAAAGTTTAAAAAGAGCTATAGAAAATGACAAGATAAGTCATAGCTATTTATTTCAAGGGCCTGAAGCTATAGGAAAAAAGAAAGTAGCTTATGAGTTTGCTAAAACTCTTTTATGTAAAAGAAGAGGATTAGAGCCTTGCAATGAATGTAGTTCTTGTATTAAATTTGATTCTTCAAATCATCCAGATTTTTATCTTGTTGAAGCTGAAAAAAACACAATAAAAAAGAGCCAAATAGAAGAAGCTATAAAGTCCATGATGTTGAAACCACTAGAGGGAAATAGAAAAATATATATTATAGACGATAGTTTCAAACTGAGAAAAGAAGCACAAAATGCTTTTCTAAAGACATTGGAAGAGCCACCCAGCTATGTAAATATTATTCTCATAAGTACTAGTAGTGAAAATATCTTGCCGACTATTCTTTCTAGATGTGAAGTAATAAATTTTATTCCAGTTGAAAAGGAAAAAATAGTCAAAGTATTGATTGAGAAATATGGAAAGAAAACAGAAGAAGCAGAATTTATTTCTTCTTTTTCTAGAGGAAGTATAGGAAGGGCTATAGAACTTTGTAGAAATGAAGAATTCTTCAATTTAAGAGAGAAAACTATAGAAACTATAGACGAAATAGTTAAAGGTGATAGGCTCAAGGTTTTTAGCGATATAAGCTTTTTTGAGGCAAATAAAAATTCTATTGATGAGATATTAGATATAATTCTCTATTGGTTCAGGGATTTATTTATATATAAAGAGACAAATAGCACTGATCTGATCATAAACAGGGATAAAATGGAAATCCTATCGAGCCAAAAATTTTTATCAAAAGATAAAATAAATGATATAATGGAATATATTATGGTGACCAAAAGAAATATAGATTTAAGATTAAATTATCAACTCTCAATAGAGACAATGCTTTTGAAAATGCAGGAGGTTTAA
- a CDS encoding cyclic-di-AMP receptor: MKLLIAIVQDADTPKLVKALMSNKFRVTKLASTGGFLKSGNTTLLIGVEENQIDDVLSIIEEICSSRAIKKGNQEINIGGATIFIMDIDDFKRI; encoded by the coding sequence ATGAAGTTACTTATAGCTATTGTTCAGGATGCAGATACACCAAAGCTTGTAAAGGCATTGATGAGCAACAAATTCAGAGTGACAAAATTGGCTAGTACAGGAGGATTTTTAAAATCAGGCAACACAACTCTTTTAATAGGAGTAGAAGAAAATCAAATAGATGATGTTTTAAGCATCATAGAAGAAATATGTAGTTCAAGAGCCATAAAAAAAGGAAATCAAGAAATAAATATTGGCGGAGCAACAATATTTATCATGGATATAGACGATTTCAAGAGGATTTAA